A portion of the Fulvia fulva chromosome 1, complete sequence genome contains these proteins:
- a CDS encoding Mitogen-activated protein kinase-binding protein 1, which yields MNKHQHATLRLTPSHSSFFKSSTPRSPVKASRCEEPGLRLQKVIGTTTASTTGFDALPSTSQFAFTAGAAAVLAKVDENLHVTQSFFRANPGIAVQTRDGNGAWPATPTPTEPRHRTVGNLKDRGDNRSPISSANRDWSDSPGRTISAKDRVKAATSVAISPNGKWLAVGETGYRPRVLVFSAKDASSDTPVCAMAEHTFGVHALRFSPDSKYLASLGTVNDGFLYIWTIDERTGAASLLASNKCTTVIHAMAWLGRSIIIAGLRFVKVFRPDDDLSADVRSGDTVRGNSLTTPRARIDNRSSDFGNSILSPKHRALAGKNSLLGDLLDATFTCIVPVSDCKAFVCADSGEICLLDDTAKMQTLTTTANAGIRITAARVEEDAMLYVAGDCEESASFAISDLECQPSSPIRSRPNSASPTKASIRSGPAIVALATLDNAVVEVTSDHVIRLTNGHGVDDKTNMTTRQLPAHEDPVLGVQPLESSHMPNASFITFSARGTVHIWDQDGVSVAAALSLPIEDSPEMYGLQNELKAVTTLYKGSLLVSGDKYGSLAVLDMQARRLAHQIRAHSAEVLDLLAFERDNTNYLASASRDRTVQLFRSRDGRLDLVQTMDEHAGAVTGLLITRSGDQLLSCSSDRSIVIRKAMAREVNGSSTLAFVMLRAIAIKTTITSMALTGEENVILASSSDRCIGKYSIKSGQAGFAFKCSDNENGEAVIMSKISYASNFNGNPVIAGISSSDKSLRLYSEYGSLIARDWGHTEGVTNMTFLPVATTEIDQSPVPRIVTVAADSTVFLWAGVAPGGRRSSQNLPGSDEEKPKNLAPLGPPLRRVLSHSEMNRFRRESSVEELGSPSPPAATVPPVSPPKVRKKTSRLSLAQAPKLEPGHRSNFDTSRRRSLMQRSPSPPSPRTTSKRDITKRQTLGMSIRSKSSDNVLNAGVSSNGHVSGFGSLTSSTESVCRTLRAYRRKLASPNTGNDIAPAAFRELEKELKLTVRAIGEKSQGKGVDEAILAKLLDQASDRLVGILDQKFKARVDSPSRNGTDDQSPSSNGRLEPPAELEEPIEERIERSDTAPGALETRANRS from the coding sequence ATGAACAAACACCAACACGCCACCTTGCGACTGACGCCTTCCCACTCGTCCTTCTTCAAATCCTCCACCCCTCGATCGCCCGTCAAAGCCAGCAGATGTGAAGAGCCGGGCTTGCGATTGCAGAAGGTCATCGGGACAACAACCGCTAGCACCACTGGCTTCGATGCCCTGCCGTCTACGAGTCAGTTCGCCTTCACCGCGGGCGCTGCTGCTGTGCTCGCAAAGGTCGATGAGAATCTACATGTCACGCAGAGCTTCTTTCGAGCGAACCCGGGCATTGCCGTGCAGACGCGCGACGGTAATGGCGCATGGCCTGCGACACCCACGCCAACAGAGCCACGGCACAGAACAGTGGGCAACCTGAAAGACCGTGGTGACAATCGCTCGCCTATCAGCTCTGCGAATCGAGACTGGTCCGATTCTCCCGGAAGAACAATATCTGCAAAGGACCGAGTGAAGGCAGCTACTTCGGTAGCAATAAGTCCAAATGGCAAGTGGCTTGCCGTCGGTGAGACAGGCTATCGACCTCGTGTCTTGGTCTTCTCCGCGAAGGATGCTTCCTCAGATACACCTGTTTGCGCAATGGCTGAGCACACTTTCGGCGTACATGCATTGAGGTTTAGTCCTGATTCCAAATACCTTGCATCGCTAGGAACGGTCAACGATGGCTTCCTATACATCTGGACTATCGACGAACGAACTGGCGCGGCTTCGCTGCTTGCCAGCAACAAGTGCACCACAGTGATCCATGCAATGGCATGGCTCGGCCGGAGCATTATCATAGCCGGACTGAGGTTTGTCAAAGTCTTCCGACCTGACGATGATCTTTCAGCCGATGTGCGAAGCGGCGACACAGTGCGAGGAAACTCTCTGACCACGCCGCGAGCTCGCATCGATAATCGATCATCTGACTTTGGAAACAGCATCTTAAGCCCGAAGCACCGTGCATTGGCAGGGAAGAATAGCCTACTGGGCGATCTGCTAGACGCTACATTTACCTGCATTGTTCCAGTGTCCGACTGCAAAGCTTTCGTCTGTGCCGACTCTGGTGAGATATGCTTGCTGGACGACACTGCGAAGATGCAGACACTCACGACCACTGCAAATGCCGGCATCCGGATCACAGCTGCTCGTGTTGAGGAAGATGCAATGCTCTATGTCGCTGGAGACTGCGAAGAATCTGCCAGCTTCGCGATATCTGATCTGGAGTGTCAACCCAGCAGCCCTATCAGGTCGCGACCGAACTCAGCTTCTCCTACGAAAGCGTCCATAAGAAGTGGACCGGCGATAGTGGCGCTGGCCACGCTCGACAACGCGGTTGTTGAGGTCACTTCTGACCATGTCATCCGATTGACGAACGGCCATGGCGTTGACGACAAGACAAACATGACTACAAGGCAGCTCCCAGCTCATGAAGACCCCGTCCTTGGCGTCCAGCCGCTGGAGTCCTCACATATGCCAAACGCATCATTCATAACGTTTTCGGCGAGGGGTACCGTCCACATCTGGGACCAGGATGGCGTCTCGGTCGCAGCAGCACTTTCGTTGCCGATCGAGGACTCTCCAGAAATGTACGGCTTGCAGAACGAATTGAAGGCGGTCACGACACTCTATAAGGGCAGCTTGCTTGTATCTGGTGACAAGTATGGGTCGCTGGCTGTGTTGGACATGCAGGCGCGACGCCTAGCTCACCAGATCCGAGCACACTCCGCTGAAGTTCTCGATTTGCTGGCTTTTGAGCGCGACAACACCAACTACTTGGCTTCTGCGAGTAGAGACCGAACGGTTCAACTTTTCAGAAGTCGAGACGGTCGCCTAGACCTCGTACAGACCATGGATGAGCATGCAGGCGCTGTGACCGGGCTGCTTATCACCAGGAGCGGCGACCAGCTGCTATCGTGCTCATCGGATCGTTCCATTGTGATCCGTAAAGCTATGGCGCGTGAGGTAAACGGATCGTCGACATTGGCGTTCGTCATGCTCAGAGCAATAGCCATCAAGACGACCATTACCAGCATGGCTCTGACCGGAGAAGAGAATGTGATCCTAGCTTCGTCGTCCGATCGTTGCATAGGCAAGTACAGCATCAAAAGCGGCCAAGCCGGGTTTGCATTCAAGTGCTCTGACAATGAAAACGGCGAAGCGGTCATCATGTCCAAGATATCCTACGCCTCCAACTTCAACGGCAACCCAGTCATCGCAGGCATCTCCAGCAGTGACAAGTCACTGCGCCTATACTCCGAATACGGCAGCTTGATAGCGAGGGACTGGGGTCATACCGAAGGTGTCACGAACATGACATTCTTGCCAGTCGCCACCACAGAAATAGATCAATCGCCAGTTCCACGGATCGTGACCGTGGCCGCAGACTCGACTGTGTTCCTCTGGGCTGGTGTGGCGCCAGGAGGCCGCCGATCGAGCCAGAACCTTCCTGGCAGCGACGAGGAGAAGCCCAAGAATCTGGCTCCGCTGGGACCTCCATTAAGAAGGGTGCTTTCGCACTCTGAGATGAACAGATTTCGACGAGAAAGTTCGGTTGAGGAGCTAGGCTCTCCTTCGCCGCCGGCTGCGACAGTACCTCCAGTCTCGCCGCCGAAGGTACGGAAGAAGACATCTAGGCTATCCCTCGCTCAAGCACCCAAGCTCGAGCCCGGTCATCGATCGAACTTTGACACATCACGCCGAAGGAGTCTTATGCAACGGTCGCCGTCACCTCCCAGCCCAAGGACTACTAGCAAGAGAGATATCACCAAACGGCAAACACTAGGCATGTCGATACGGTCGAAGAGCAGCGATAACGTGCTCAACGCTGGCGTTTCCTCCAACGGCCATGTCAGTGGGTTCGGCAGCCTTACATCCTCCACAGAGTCTGTCTGTCGAACATTACGTGCTTATCGCAGAAAGCTCGCATCGCCGAACACCGGCAACGACATAGCACCAGCAGCATTCCGAGAGCTGGAGAAGGAGCTCAAGTTGACTGTTCGCGCAATAGGCGAGAAGTCACAGGGCAAGGGCGTGGATGAAGCCATCTTGGCGAAGCTACTCGACCAAGCAAGTGATCGGCTGGTGGGCATACTCGACCAGAAATTCAAAGCTCGTGTGGACAGTCCGTCACGTAACGGAACCGATGATCAGTCTCCTTCGAGTAACGGGCGACTCGAGCCTCCAGCCGAGCTTGAGGAACCGATCGAGGAACGCATTGAGCGTTCTGATACAGCGCCAGGAGCGCTTGAGACTCGAGCGAATCGTTCATAA
- a CDS encoding Acetyl-coenzyme A synthetase, with the protein MSEGSQQPPNGIPESHHAETYHVPDAFLKKHPGKPHIASLDEYKDMYKESITQPDKFWGKMARDLLTWERDFHTVHTGSLAGGDNAWFLEGRLNASYNCVDRHAAKNPDKPAIIYEADEKGEGRTIRYGELLREVSKLAYVLKQMGVKKGDTVALYMPMIPEAVIAFLACTRIGAVHSVVFAGFSSDSLRDRIIDAESKVVLTTDEGKRGGKLIGTKKIVDEALKQCPDVTGCLVYKRTGAEVPWTKGRDLWWHEETEKWPAYIAPESMNSEDPLFLLYTSGSTGKPKGVMHTTAGYLLGAAATGKYVFDIHDSDRFFCGGDVGWITGHTYVVYAPLVLGVATVVFEGTPAYPDFSRYWDVCEKHEVTQFYVAPTALRLLKRAGNEHVKAQMKALRVLGSVGEPIAAEVWKWYHEIVGKKEAHIVDTYWQTETGSHVITPMSGVTPTKPGSASLPFFGIEPAIIDPVSGEEIQGNDVEGVLAFKQAWPSMARTVWGAHKRYMDTYLNVYKGYYFTGDGAARDYEGYYWIRGRVDDVVNVSGHRLSTAEIEAALIEHPSVGEAAVVGINDELTGQAVNAFVSIKDGHEINDQLKKDLVLQVRKSIGPFAAPKAIFPIPDLPKTRSGKIMRRILRKILAGEEDQLGDTSTLADPSVVDKIIETVHESKGKK; encoded by the exons ATGTCCGAAGGCAGTCAGCAGCCTCCAAATGGCATCCCAGAGTCTCACCATGCCGAGACCTACCACGTCCCAGACGCCTTCTTGAA GAAGCACCCAGGAAAGCCTCATATCGCCTCGCTCGACGAGTACAAAGACATGTACAAGGAGTCGATCACACAACCAGACAAGTTTTGGGGAAAGATGGCCCGTGACCTCTTGACCTGGGAGCGCGATTTCCACACTGTACACACTGGATCTCTTGCTGGAGGTGACAACGCTTGGTTCTTGGAGGGCAGGCTCAACGCCTCATACAACTGTGTGGACCGTCACGCAGCAAAGAACCCAGACAAGCCAGCCATCATCTACGAGGCCGACGAGAAGGGCGAGGGTCGCACAATTCGCTACGGCGAGCTGCTCCGGGAAGTGTCCAAGCTTGCATACGTTCTCAAGCAGATGGGTGTGAAGAAGGGTGACACAGTCGCACTTTACATGCCCATGATTCCAGAGGCCGTTATTGCCTTCCTTGCCTGCACACGCATTGGAGCAGTGCACTCTGTCGTTTTCGCTGGCTTCAGCTCAGACTCCCTCCGAGATCGCATCATCGATGCAGAGTCCAAGGTTGTCCTTACCACAGACGAGGGCAAGCGTGGTGGCAAGCTCATTGGCACCAAGAAGATCGTTGACGAGGCATTGAAGCAGTGTCCCGATGTCACTGGCTGCCTTGTATACAAGCGAACTGGTGCTGAAGTACCATGGACCAAGGGCAGAGACTTGTGGTGGCACGAGGAGACCGAGAAGTGGCCAGCATACATTGCACCAGAGAGCATGAACTCTGAGGACCCACTCTTCCTTCTTTATACAAGTGGTAGCACCGGCAAGCCCAAGGGTGTCATGCACACAACCGCTGGATACCTGCTCGGAGCAGCAGCTACCGGAAAGTACGTCTTCGACATCCACGACTCTGACAGATTCTTCTGCGGTGGAGACGTTGGTTGGATCACTGGTCACACCTACGTGGTTTACGCTCCGTTGGTTCTCGGTGTTGCTACTGTCGTCTTCGAGGGAACGCCAGCATACCCCGATTTCAGCAGATACTGGGATGTTTGCGAGAAGCACGAGGTGACACAGTTCTACGTTGCACCAACTGCACTCAGACTCCTGAAGCGTGCTGGTAACGAGCACGTCAAGGCCCAGATGAAGGCTCTCCGTGTTCTCGGCTCTGTCGGTGAGCCCATTGCAGCAGAGGTTTGGAAGTGGTACCACGAGATTGTCGGCAAGAAGGAGGCGCACATTGTGGAT ACCTACTGGCAAACCGAGACCGGCTCCCACGTCATCACTCCAATGAGTGGTGTGACCCCAACCAAACCTGGCTCCGCCTCCCTCCCTTTCTTCGGCATCGAACCCGCCATCATCGACCCCGTCTCCGGCGAAGAGATCCAAGGCAACGATGTCGAGGGTGTCCTCGCCTTCAAGCAAGCCTGGCCTTCCATGGCCCGCACTGTCTGGGGCGCCCACAAGAGATACATGGACACCTACCTAAACGTCTACAAGGGCTACTACTTCACCGGTGACGGCGCCGCACGAGACTACGAGGGCTACTACTGGATCCGCGGCCGTGTCGACGACGTCGTCAACGTCTCCGGTCATCGCTTGTCAACCGCTGAAATCGAAGCCGCCCTGATCGAGCACCCGTCCGTCGGCGAAGCCGCTGTCGTCGGTATCAACGATGAGCTGACCGGCCAAGCTGTCAACGCTTTCGTTTCCATCAAGGACGGCCACGAGATCAACGATCAGCTGAAGAAGGACCTCGTCCTGCAGGTCAGGAAATCTATCGGCCCCTTCGCCGCTCCCAAGGCCATCTTCCCAATCCCCGATCTGCCAAAGACACGATCGGGCAAGATAATGAGGAGAATTTTGAGGAAGATCCTCGCGGGTGAGGAGGATCAGCTTGGTGATACGAGCACGTTGGCGGATCCCTCGGTGGTTGACAAGATCATTGAGACTGTGCATGAGTCGAAGGGGAAGAAGTGA
- a CDS encoding Disintegrin and metalloproteinase domain-containing protein B, giving the protein MHFLPFTLLSLAASILSPLASASSTIRNPIGALSAVQNATIHTHNHRLTALSDFELSFNIRDDVHIKLSLEPNHDILGEDTTVTYLAPDGSVARREGVDRLGHRVFKGVAWAQRPSIGQNQWQRVGWARIAVTQDGAQPVFQGAFSVNHDNHHIETSTNFMRTRHPMDPEVDSSEEYLVIWRDSDILDDVAHYGQHNDLRRSIDGELGSCAADRLMFNARDDHPVYMAMKTKRSSDDKSYGFMDFSNIFKRQIDSTSGGRSAGVNLASNIGNTAGCPSTRKVALVGVATDCTYTAAFNSTQSARENVIQQMNTASGIWENAFNISLGLQNLTLSDANCPGTPNSANEWNQRCSDDVDIQDRLNLFSAWRGNQRDSNSHWTLLSTCATQTAVGLAWLGQACVGTAIMTNGSVTGNGQTGGSGSETVAGANVVIRTQGAMEWQVIAHETGHTFGAVHDCTSSTCANQNIVNSQQCCPLTADNCDAGERYIMNPSTSRGVNTFSPCSIGNICGALDRNSVNSQCLTDNRGVTTISGQQCGNGIVEPGEDCDCGGEAGCAGDTCCEPTTCLFTSGSVCDDANEDCCRSCQFASAGTVCRASTGDCDPQETCSGTGALCPEDNTQPDGTDCGDGLECASGQCTSRDQQCKSVMGSYTRGNDTYACGTSGCAISCASPEFGTGVCYGLQQNFLDGTECGGGGRCANGQCKGATTGGQIRSWIDDHKALVIGICAAIGGLILFAILGCLVRCCKRRRRGSKRVPSGPPAAPPGGWQGWNAPVMSGAARGHPNMQQQQQQHPSHGWFNQQHGNTGGWTPPPVPPPAYQQRSNSMRYA; this is encoded by the exons ATGCACTTCCTCCCCTTCACGCTCCTCTCGCTGGCCGCATCCATCCTCTCACCACTCGCGAGTGCCAGCTCCACCATCCGAAACCCCATAGGCGCACTCTCCGCTGTACAAAATGCCACGATACATACCCACAACCACCGGCTCACAGCCCTGTCCGACTTCGAGCTCAGCTTCAATATCCGCGACGATGTACACATCAAACTCTCGTTAGAACCGAATCATGATATTCTGGGAGAAGATACGACGGTTACATATCTTGCGCCGGATGGGAGCGTTGCGCGCCGAGAAGGCGTGGATAGATTGGGGCATAGGGTGTTTAAAGGTGTGGCGTGGGCGCAAAGGCCGAGTATAGGACAGAACCAATGGCAGCGTGTTGGATGGGCTCGTATTGCTGTGACGCAGGATGGTGCGCAGCCTGTGTTTCAGGGAGCATTTTCGGTGAACCATGATAACCATCACATTGAGACTTCGACGAACTTTATGAGGACGCGGCATCCGATGGATCCTGAGGTGGACAGCTCCGAGGAATACTTGGTCATCTGGAGAGACTCGGATATCTTGGACGACGTTGCGCACTATGGACAGCATAATGACTTGCGTCGCAGTATTGATGGTGAACTGGGGTCCTGCGCTGCTGATCGACTCATGTTCAACGCTCGCGACGATCATCCTGTCTACATGGCGATGAAGACGAAGCGCTCCTCAGACGACAAGTCTTACGGCTTCATGGACTTCTCGAACATCTTCAAACGACAGATCGATAGCACAAGTGGCGGAAGAAGTGCAGGTGTCAACTTGGCTAGCAACATCGGAAACACTGCTGGGTGTCCGAGTACTCGGAAGGTCGCCCTGGTCGGCGTCGCCACCGACTGCACTTACACTGCTGCATTTAACTCGACACAGTCGGCTCGTGAGAACGTGATCCAGCAGATGAACACTGCTTCCGGGATATGGGAGAATGCTTTCAACATCTCACTTGGCCTACAGAACTTGACTCTCTCGGACGCGAACTGCCCTGGAACACCGAACTCCGCGAACGAGTGGAACCAGAGGTGTTCCGACGACGTCGATATTCAGGACCGTCTCAACCTGTTCTCCGCCTGGCGCGGCAATCAACGAGACTCAAACAGTCACTGGACATTACTCAGCACTTGCGCGACGCAGACCGCTGTCGGGCTTGCCTGGCTCGGACAGGCTTGTGTCGGGACAGCCATCATGACCAACGGAAGCGTTACTGGTAACGGCCAGACTGGCGGAAGTGGTAGTGAGACTGTTGCTGGCGCCAACGTGGTCATCCGAACTCAAGGAGCCATGGAGTGGCAGGTTATTGCCCATGAGACTGGCCATACCTTCGGAGCTGTCCACGACTGCACATCGTCGACCTGTGCCAATCAGAATATCGTCAACTCACAGCAGTGTTGCCCACTCACCGCCGACAATTGTGATGCTGGCGAACGATACATCATGAACCCATCCACCTCACGAGGTGTGAACACGTTCAGTCCTTGCTCGATTGGCAACATCTGTGGTGCGCTGGACCGCAACTCGGTCAACAGTCAGTGCTTGACAGACAACCGAGGTGTAACAACCATCAGCGGACAGCAGTGCGGTAATGGCATTGTTGAGCCAGGAGAAGACTGTGATTGTGGTGGCGAGGCAGGTTGCGCGGGCGACACTTGCTGTGAGCCAACGACCTGTTTGTTCACCAGCGGCTCCGTCTGTGACGATGCCAACGAAGACTGCTGCCGTAGCTGTCAATTCGCATCCGCTGGGACAGTATGTCGAGCAAGCACCGGAGATTGTGACCCCCAGGAAACCTGCTCCGGTACTGGAGCTTTGTGCCCTGAAGACAACACCCAACCAGATGGCACCGACTGTGGTGACGGCCTCGAATGCGCTTCCGGACAATGCACCAGCCGCGACCAGCAATGCAAATCAGTAATGGGAAGCTACACCCGCGGAAACGATACATACGCCTGCGGCACTTCCGGCTGTGCAATCAGCTGTGCCAGTCCAGAGTTCGGAACAGGAGTCTGCTATGGCCTGCAACAAAACTTCCTAGATGGCACCGAGTGTGGTGGCGGTGGTCGTTGTGCGAAT GGACAATGCAAAGGCGCAACAACCGGTGGCCAAATCCGCTCCTGGATCGACGACCACAAAGCCCTTGTGATAGGAATCTGCGCCGCGATAGGAGGTCTCATCCTATTTGCCATCCTAGGCTGCCTCGTCCGCTGCTGTAAGCGCCGCCGTCGCGGCTCGAAGCGGGTTCCGTCAGGGCCCCCTGCTGCTCCTCCGGGAGGATG GCAAGGATGGAACGCTCCTGTCATGAGCGGAGCCGCACGCGGTCACCCGAATATGCAACAACAGCAACAACAACATCCAAGTCATGGATGGTTTAATCAACAGCACGGTAACACCGGTGGTTGGACTCCACCTCCTGTGCCGCCACCGGCGTATCAGCAGAGGAGTAATAGCATGAGGTATGCATAG
- a CDS encoding Outer mitochondrial transmembrane helix translocase, giving the protein MKPVARQGVRLASNSRARGASRSRAFPREQVRCFSRHAPCQNDARGPHPPSDHSHTPSIEPRHEEQKKQSDPPAAAEQETEPKATDSTRKVGLTAGRPRRRRDNHTPEPPEPPAIPQWFLDHNVKLYLDTEQPNRSAKNAQILRCVDRETGHTLFTVPNYEAWPGGLQPAKAATPKKKALDQSFFDSKFAAPHSETPPETQPKATTETPAPTISTPPSDEAYNDVNPHALLRWVLLEAETAIIAGYSASREAAQASSTAASRVDVSLICPDSDSHDQMDSIVDDLANITRSNVIRIDASDFADLTADYVGATSDAVGSFSNLAYDVFDGYTSKSSQPGRLMEEDEEDEFDEDEEDEDSSRHNASDFPPGRLTTLDWLRQAILKSPGVGKALGKMDGIAIPFGMTMIAKMGPGGPSPFRSLSNADAPWDETRLQALLNSLLDAPMQKLEKQPPSGTDSLHYRLKESSPVVHHRDSMTAADVSYQALWRAWRSSRSCWLPDVAGLIAGHVNRLMGPEGALKLEAAGQGTTLTPSRSETTRTIVHVRDLKDVCDARMGDAIVRNLVRVVQKRRKAGNAVIIVGTTAQHFGSASFASFGQDTDETEFRSIVVPPFFSMSKSAQTQLASEGLALENTTDSTYRRILEINIRNIQSMLRRLRPGDETDLFSESSLRQLHFAETRTMGQKVMAFDQVQRLVLTAIGLSQEHATSEVVNASHIGLAAFITAKADRTQRAWSEYNMEKATSAARDRAQVAQGFREDADKGSARIEKLKKNCNSHESRLLGGVVDAQNIKTGFQQVHATPETIDALKTMTSLSLLRPDAFKYGVLAADRLPGLMLYGPPGTGKTLLAKAVAKESKATVLEISGAQVYEKYVGEGEKMVKAVFSLAKKLSPCIVFIDEADAIFGSRSSAGNRNTHREIINQFLREWDGMDLHNVFIMVASNRPFDMDDAVLRRLPRRILIDLPVAKDRESILGIHLKDEQLDDTVNLSSLAEQTPLYSGSDLKNLCVSAALACVREENELASSKEDDKDFKLPEKRTLSSSHFEKAIREISASISEDMGSLVAIRKFDEQYGDRKGRKKKTTYGFGTGDAGTVDENAALVRPRPPP; this is encoded by the coding sequence ATGAAACCCGTCGCACGTCAAGGCGTCCGCCTGGCAAGTAACAGTCGAGCACGAGGCGCCTCACGATCGAGAGCCTTTCCTCGAGAACAAGTCCGATGCTTCAGCAGACATGCCCCATGTCAGAACGATGCACGCGGACCCCATCCTCCCTCTGATCATTCACACACACCGTCGATAGAGCCGCGACATGAAGAGCAAAAGAAGCAGTCAGATCCGCCAGCAGCGGCAGAGCAGGAGACAGAGCCGAAGGCTACCGATAGTACGCGCAAAGTTGGCTTAACCGCTGGCAGACCCAGAAGGCGAAGAGACAACCACACGCCGGAGCCTCCCGAACCACCTGCGATTCCGCAATGGTTCCTCGATCACAACGTCAAGCTGTATCTCGATACAGAACAGCCAAATCGTAGCGCGAAGAATGCGCAGATCCTCAGATGTGTAGACAGAGAGACTGGGCATACGCTGTTCACCGTCCCGAATTACGAAGCATGGCCCGGCGGACTCCAGCCAGCTAAGGCTGCGACACCGAAGAAGAAAGCCCTTGACCAGAGCTTCTTCGACAGCAAGTTCGCTGCGCCGCACTCCGAGACACCACCCGAGACACAACCCAAGGCCACTACAGAGACTCCTGCGCCCACAATATCTACGCCTCCCTCTGATGAGGCTTACAACGACGTAAACCCACACGCGCTATTACGATGGGTGCTTCTGGAGGCCGAGACAGCCATCATTGCAGGGTACTCAGCATCTAGAGAAGCTGCGCAGGCCTCTTCGACTGCGGCATCACGAGTCGATGTGTCACTGATATGTCCCGACTCGGATTCGCACGACCAGATGGATAGCATAGTAGACGATCTTGCGAACATCACGCGCTCGAATGTAATCCGAATTGACGCCAGCGATTTCGCCGACTTGACTGCAGACTATGTTGGGGCCACGTCCGATGCAGTTGGCTCCTTCTCGAATCTTGCATACGATGTTTTCGATGGCTACACCTCTAAAAGCTCTCAGCCTGGCCGGTTGATGGAAGAGGACGAGGAGGACGAGTTTGATGAGGATGAGGAAGATGAAGATTCCAGTAGGCACAATGCCAGCGATTTCCCGCCAGGTCGTCTTACCACTTTAGATTGGCTCAGACAAGCCATCTTAAAAAGTCCAGGTGTTGGCAAGGCCCTCGGTAAGATGGACGGGATCGCCATTCCATTTGGCATGACTATGATAGCAAAGATGGGACCCGGAGGACCAAGTCCTTTCAGGTCCCTCAGTAACGCAGATGCGCCGTGGGATGAGACACGGCTTCAAGCGCTTCTCAACTCTTTACTGGATGCACCGATGCAGAAGCTTGAGAAGCAGCCACCTTCAGGTACAGATAGCCTGCATTATCGTCTAAAGGAGAGCTCGCCCGTAGTACACCACAGGGACAGCATGACGGCAGCTGATGTTTCCTATCAAGCACTGTGGCGAGCATGGCGGTCAAGTCGTAGCTGCTGGCTTCCAGATGTTGCTGGCCTTATTGCCGGCCACGTCAACCGACTGATGGGACCAGAAGGTGCTCTTAAGCTAGAAGCTGCTGGGCAAGGCACCACACTAACGCCTAGCCGTTCTGAAACGACAAGAACAATTGTTCACGTACGAGATCTGAAGGATGTCTGCGATGCCCGCATGGGCGATGCGATTGTCCGCAACTTGGTCCGAGTCGTGCAAAAACGTCGAAAAGCAGGGAATGCAGTGATCATTGTGGGCACTACTGCACAGCACTTCGGCAGTGCTAGCTTCGCCAGCTTTGGTCAAGATACAGATGAGACAGAATTTCGATCGATAGTCGTCCCGCCATTCTTCAGCATGTCCAAGAGTGCGCAGACCCAGCTCGCCTCAGAGGGTCTTGCATTGGAGAACACGACAGACTCGACGTATCGTCGCATTCTCGAGATCAACATCCGTAACATACAATCTATGCTACGTCGACTGCGTCCAGGTGACGAAACAGATCTCTTCTCCGAAAGCTCTCTGCGACAGCTCCACTTTGCTGAAACCCGCACCATGGGTCAGAAAGTGATGGCTTTCGATCAAGTACAGCGGCTCGTACTTACAGCCATTGGACTTTCGCAAGAGCACGCCACGTCCGAAGTGGTCAACGCCAGTCACATTGGGCTTGCTGCCTTCATCACGGCAAAGGCAGATCGTACCCAGCGCGCCTGGTCTGAGTACAACATGGAGAAGGCCACCTCGGCAGCGAGGGACCGAGCACAGGTAGCACAGGGGTTCCGGGAAGACGCCGACAAGGGGAGCGCGCGCATTGAAAAGCTCAAGAAAAACTGCAACTCTCACGAGAGTCGGCTACTTGGAGGAGTGGTAGACGCCCAGAACATTAAGACCGGATTTCAGCAAGTACACGCGACACCAGAGACTATCGACGCATTGAAGACCATGACGTCGTTGTCGCTGCTCAGACCGGATGCCTTCAAGTACGGTGTTCTGGCTGCTGACAGACTGCCCGGCTTGATGCTGTACGGCCCGCCTGGAACTGGTAAGACGCTGCTCGCGAAAGCAGTGGCAAAAGAATCCAAAGCCACCGTCCTCGAGATCAGCGGCGCCCAGGTCTACGAGAAGTATGTCGGAGAAGGTGAGAAGATGGTCAAGGCAGTCTTCAGCTTAGCGAAGAAGTTATCGCCCTGCATAGTCTTCATCGATGAAGCAGACGCCATCTTCGGCAGCCGTAGCAGCGCCGGTAACAGAAACACTCACCGCGAGATCATTAACCAGTTCCTACGAGAGTGGGACGGAATGGACCTGCACAACGTGTTCATCATGGTAGCAAGCAATCGACCTTTCGACATGGACGATGCTGTTCTGCGGAGACTGCCACGCAGGATACTGATTGACTTACCTGTAGCGAAAGACCGCGAGTCAATCCTGGGGATTCACCTCAAAGACGAACAGCTGGACGACACGGTCAATCTGTCAAGTCTTGCTGAACAAACACCACTATACAGCGGCTCCGATCTCAAGAACCTCTGCGTCTCCGCTGCGTTGGCCTGTGTACGAGAGGAGAACGAGCTAGCAAGCAGCAAAGAAGACGACAAAGACTTCAAGCTGCCCGAGAAGCGTACACTCTCCTCAAGTCACTTTGAGAAGGCCATTAGAGAGATCAGCGCTTCTATTAGCGAAGACATGGGCTCGCTGGTGGCCATCCGGAAATTCGACGAACAGTATGGTGATCGTAAGGGCAGGAAGAAGAAGACGACGTACGGGTTCGGTACTGGCGATGCAGGCACGGTCGATGAGAATGCTGCTCTTGTGCGGCCGCGGCCTCCGCCGTGA